One segment of Chrysiogenia bacterium DNA contains the following:
- a CDS encoding nucleotidyltransferase family protein, whose protein sequence is MELPAEISTKREAILEMAARHGARNVRIFGSALHGDFGDESDVDLLVEMESDRTFFDRAALKEDLESLLGRPVDVLTEDSIYWLLKRKIIREARAL, encoded by the coding sequence ATGGAATTGCCGGCTGAAATTTCGACCAAACGGGAAGCCATTCTGGAAATGGCAGCGCGTCATGGTGCGCGCAATGTGCGGATTTTCGGTTCGGCTCTCCACGGCGATTTTGGTGACGAAAGCGACGTCGACCTTCTTGTCGAAATGGAAAGCGATCGCACCTTCTTTGACCGGGCCGCGCTCAAGGAAGATCTCGAGTCCCTGCTGGGTCGCCCGGTGGACGTTCTAACCGAGGACTCGATCTACTGGCTGCTCAAACGAAAGATCATCCGTGAGGCGCGGGCACTTTGA
- a CDS encoding DUF86 domain-containing protein — MKDPRVNLAQVLEAARKIRDYTRKGRAHFLGDPLTQDAVIRNFQVIGEASKRIPADYRNEHPDLPWSGMAGFRNVLVHDYDSLDLAEIWRVIEKDVPVLIEKVEALLPPLEELERELAESVEDPNA; from the coding sequence TTGAAAGATCCGCGGGTCAATCTTGCGCAGGTGTTGGAAGCGGCTCGCAAAATCAGGGATTATACGCGCAAGGGCCGTGCTCATTTTCTCGGAGACCCACTGACGCAGGATGCCGTGATCCGAAATTTTCAGGTGATCGGCGAAGCGAGCAAGCGAATACCCGCCGATTATCGAAATGAACACCCCGATCTGCCGTGGTCCGGCATGGCAGGCTTTCGCAATGTGCTGGTGCACGATTACGACTCTCTTGATCTTGCAGAAATCTGGCGGGTGATCGAGAAGGATGTGCCCGTGTTGATCGAGAAAGTCGAAGCACTCCTTCCGCCACTTGAAGAGCTCGAAAGAGAACTGGCTGAATCGGTCGAAGATCCCAATGCCTAG